The Polyangium aurulentum genomic interval GGAAATATCAAGGCGGCGAGTTCCCCCTGGAAGACAGGAAGGAGATCGTCGTCGGCCGCGCGAGTGACCTCGACATGGTCCTCGTGGAGGACATGGTCTCGCGGCGGCATGCACGCATCGCGTGCGCCGATCAGCAGATCACGATCGAGGACCTCAACTCGACGAACGGCACCTTCGTCAACGGCGAGCGCATCCAGCGCGCGTCGCTGAAGGAGGGCGACCGCGTGCTCATCGGCACGAACATCCTCAAGGTGGTCGTCGCCGACTCGGCCGCGCCGCCGCCGCGCAAGCGCAGCGAGCAGCCGCCTTCGGGCCGCCAGCAGACGCGCAGCATGTCGGGCGCGATCGACGAGATCCCGCTGCCCGATCTGCTGCAGCTCCTCGGCTCGTCGAAGAAGACGGGCGTGCTCGCGGTCCGCACCGACGACGAGGTGGGCCGCATCCACCTGCAGAAGGGCGTGATC includes:
- a CDS encoding DUF4388 domain-containing protein; the encoded protein is MESQLPKVTPPRRLALRFISGKYQGGEFPLEDRKEIVVGRASDLDMVLVEDMVSRRHARIACADQQITIEDLNSTNGTFVNGERIQRASLKEGDRVLIGTNILKVVVADSAAPPPRKRSEQPPSGRQQTRSMSGAIDEIPLPDLLQLLGSSKKTGVLAVRTDDEVGRIHLQKGVIIHSSLNDDEAIGPLKSAYRILSWTSGTFEFEPPDEVAPKNPVDVSVQELLMEGLRQLDELNAIRHKLPERGTRILVAHPIKPPLRDLSPLELDTLQLVLNYEEIGAVLDKSAVSDLDTARALVKLLGSGYARVA